One genomic region from Pseudomonas hormoni encodes:
- the panD gene encoding aspartate 1-decarboxylase: protein MHAIMLKAKLHRAEVTHAVLDYEGSCAIDGEWLDLSGIREYEQIQIYNVDNGERFTTYAISGEAGSRMISVNGAAAHKAKVGDRVIICAYAHYSEAELLNFKPRMLYMAPGNELSHTSNAIPVQVA from the coding sequence ATGCACGCCATCATGCTCAAGGCCAAGCTGCATCGCGCCGAAGTCACCCACGCAGTTCTCGATTACGAAGGTTCCTGCGCCATCGATGGCGAATGGCTGGACTTGTCCGGCATCCGTGAATACGAACAGATACAGATCTACAACGTCGACAACGGCGAACGCTTCACCACCTACGCGATTAGTGGCGAAGCCGGCTCGCGGATGATTTCGGTCAACGGCGCCGCGGCGCACAAGGCCAAGGTCGGCGACCGTGTGATCATCTGCGCTTACGCTCACTACAGCGAAGCCGAGCTGCTCAACTTCAAGCCGCGCATGCTCTACATGGCGCCGGGTAACGAGTTGAGCCACACCAGCAATGCTATTCCAGTTCAGGTTGCCTGA
- the pgi gene encoding glucose-6-phosphate isomerase: MAYYRTPHDVTALPAWQALNDHRQAMQDFSMREAFNADPQRFTQFTLSSCGLFLDYSKNLINAETRDLLVGLANEVDLQGAIKALFDGEIVNSSEGRPALHTALRRPVGDKLSVNGVNVMPEVHKVLNKITDLVGRIHDGMWRGYTEKPITDVVNIGIGGSFLGPELVSEALLSYAQKGVRCHYLANIDGTELHELTMKLRAETTLFIVSSKSFNTLETLKNAQAARAWYLAQGGSEAELYRHFIAVSSNNAAAVAFGIREENIFPMWDWVGGRYSLWSAIGLPIALAIGMSNFKELLSGAYTMDQHFQSAPFEQNMPVLLALLGVWYGNFWGAQSHAILPYDHYLRNITKHLQQLDMESNGKSVRQDGTPVSTDTGPVIWGGVGCNGQHAYHQLLHQGTQLIPADFIVPIVSFNPVSDHHQWLYANCLSQSQALMLGKTRAEAEAELRDKGMAEADVQKLAPHKVIPGNRPSNTLVVERISPRRLGALVAMYEHKVFVQSVVWGINAFDQWGVELGKELGKGVYNRLVGSEETPADDASTQGLINYFRGRHRG; this comes from the coding sequence ATGGCGTACTACCGCACTCCTCACGACGTGACCGCTCTGCCCGCCTGGCAAGCGCTGAATGACCACCGCCAAGCCATGCAGGATTTCAGCATGCGCGAAGCCTTCAATGCCGATCCGCAGCGCTTTACTCAATTCACCCTCAGCAGCTGCGGCCTGTTTCTCGACTACTCGAAGAACCTGATCAACGCCGAGACCCGCGACCTGCTGGTAGGCCTGGCCAACGAAGTCGACCTTCAGGGCGCGATCAAAGCGCTGTTCGACGGCGAGATCGTCAACTCTTCCGAAGGTCGCCCGGCCCTGCACACCGCGCTGCGCCGTCCAGTGGGCGACAAGTTGTCGGTCAATGGCGTCAACGTGATGCCCGAAGTACACAAGGTGTTGAACAAGATCACTGACCTCGTGGGCCGCATCCACGACGGTATGTGGCGCGGTTACACCGAGAAGCCGATCACCGACGTGGTGAACATCGGCATCGGTGGCTCGTTCCTCGGCCCCGAGCTGGTCTCCGAAGCGCTGCTGTCCTACGCCCAGAAAGGCGTGCGCTGCCATTACCTGGCGAACATCGACGGCACTGAGCTCCATGAACTGACCATGAAGCTGCGCGCCGAGACCACGCTGTTCATCGTTTCGTCGAAGTCCTTCAACACCCTCGAAACCCTGAAGAATGCCCAGGCCGCTCGCGCCTGGTACCTGGCTCAGGGCGGTTCGGAAGCCGAGCTGTATCGTCACTTCATCGCCGTCTCCAGCAACAACGCGGCGGCCGTGGCGTTCGGTATCCGCGAAGAAAACATCTTCCCGATGTGGGACTGGGTCGGCGGTCGTTACTCGCTGTGGTCGGCCATCGGTTTGCCGATTGCCCTGGCCATCGGCATGTCCAACTTCAAGGAGCTGCTGTCCGGTGCCTACACCATGGACCAGCATTTCCAGAGCGCGCCGTTCGAACAGAACATGCCGGTGCTGCTGGCGTTGCTCGGTGTCTGGTACGGCAACTTCTGGGGCGCGCAGAGCCACGCGATCCTGCCGTACGACCATTACCTGCGTAACATCACCAAGCATTTGCAACAGCTGGACATGGAATCCAACGGCAAGAGCGTGCGTCAGGACGGCACGCCGGTGTCTACCGACACTGGCCCGGTGATCTGGGGCGGCGTGGGTTGCAACGGTCAGCACGCGTATCACCAGTTGCTGCACCAAGGGACCCAACTGATTCCGGCCGATTTCATCGTGCCGATCGTCAGCTTCAACCCGGTCTCCGATCACCACCAGTGGCTGTACGCCAACTGCCTGTCGCAAAGCCAGGCACTGATGCTCGGCAAGACCCGCGCCGAGGCCGAAGCCGAGTTGCGGGACAAGGGCATGGCCGAAGCGGACGTGCAGAAACTCGCGCCGCACAAGGTGATCCCGGGCAACCGTCCGAGCAACACGTTGGTAGTCGAACGCATCAGCCCGCGTCGTCTCGGCGCACTGGTGGCGATGTACGAACACAAAGTCTTCGTGCAAAGCGTGGTCTGGGGCATCAACGCCTTCGACCAGTGGGGCGTGGAGCTGGGCAAAGAGCTGGGCAAAGGCGTCTACAATCGCCTGGTCGGCAGCGAAGAAACCCCGGCTGACGATGCGTCCACCCAAGGGCTGATCAATTACTTCCGCGGTCGTCACCGCGGGTAA